The genomic DNA CTGGAGAAGGGCGTTCACTATCTACAGGGGAGTGTGTCCGCTCCACCAATAGCAGAGCAGAGGCCGCTCCTCCTTGACAAGGCTTTGCATAACTGTGGAGACTTGGCCCAACCATGTGGTCACAGAATGAAGTTTGCATATTTTCatgcattaatgaaaacaatgaattaatCTCCTGCTATGGTGGGGATCAACAGCTGCTCTGTCCAAATGTCAACTTTTTTCCACAGCCTGGGGATGTTAGTGGGACTTTGTGTTTCCACTTTTCATCATGGGGATGGGAAGAATTTGTctgccatttatctgtttgATTTGACAGCAATACATTTAACCTGCCCTGGCGGGTTTTAACTTCTTGGGTTGGTCCCAGCAGGTAAAACAGGTTAGCAACAAAAAAGGTAATCCACCAGGTTGGAGGGTGGTAAAAGAAATGAAACAATGGTTGATACCAAAACTGGTTTCCAAGGTTTAGTTCTCCAGTTTCTTTCTGCCTTTTTGAGTCAAAAGTGGTGCAAGTTCAACAAGTAGTGCCTTAAGCGTCCTCGGCCACAGAAGAAAAAGTGACATTTCAGAATGATTGACAGTAACTGATAATGTGTTGCGTATAGAAAATGACATTTGTCTTTAAAATGACAACACAGTGTTACTAACAATAACTTACATCTGATAACAGTGTGCAACACTGATTCACTCCATGACTAAtctggaatttttattttttttgcaataagCAGTATGTTGTTTTGCCTGCAGTGTATGAAACCAAGGATAATTTTGGCCAATAGGCCTATGCaaccttttatttatattttaattttgagTGTAAAAGAAGCTGTATAAGTCATTAACTACTCTACTACTTAGCTTTCCTTCACCATCAGATCGacttgtataaaaaaaaaattgtgtggtTGCAGTTCTCGATATTGTGGCTATGTGACACTTCAGAATGAACAACTCTTTATGTCTTGTGTATAGAAAAGGACAGTTTGGCCATTTGTCCTTAAAATTAGAACACACTGTTACTATGCACTACTTATGGACAAAAAAGTCTAATTTCACTtatgattaaaacaaaagtTGTGACACACAGGAGGTAGCCCTGCAGATTTGAAGCGCTGATTCATACTGCCACCTGCTGAGCACATGATGTGAAACACTTCTATCAGTCAACAGAAATTGATACCGTATTTTGTTCTAACCCCAATACTATATGTATTTCCACCAATCCATATTTCAGGATAGAAGTAGGGCTGAATGATTTtgataaaatatcaaattgtgattttttttactgcaaTTGCGATATAATTTGCGATagtagagggaatgatcatttttacatcatcatcctcattttcattgaaaaacatattaaaataattatagtGTGAtgtttgcggggatctgtaccaaacagagatgttttcttaagtctgtagaatatgctgtataggccaggacatctctgcagcacgatatttaatctaaaatggtattttgacacacactttgcctttaaaaaatattgcgcctcctgcgatttgaaaattgcagtaagccatattgcgattttgatcaAATTTGGATTAATTGTGCAACCCTAGATAGAAATGATCAAATGAGATGAGTGTTTTTACAACATATCAAGACACtaaaaaacattcacattttatgGCTGTTCAATTCCATAAGTGCACAGACACATTTGGACAGTAATAAAtggcttttatatatatatgtctttttttttatacgtAAAGAGTTGTGTACTCAAAAAATTAcagtatcaaaaataaaagtatttcaaaaatccaaaataaattagaatactgaaaacaatgaaacagttgccacacaaacacattatcaTGGCTACGTCCACTAAACGcttaaaaagaaacaaaactacattCTCACATTTCTAAACATAGACTTGCTGATAGACTGATGTTCCGTTCACAGCATTTTACCCCAAAAAACAATCTTGTTTATAAAAACTAGATCTTTGTAAACACAAGAAACACAGGACATGTTCTGCAGAGGAGGAAGGCTCTCTGTCAAAGAGTACCTTCTCCTTTCTGAATTTAACGGTTACAAAGCAACATCGTTTTATAGGTCCAGTCAACTTGAAGGTGTACAAAGTGTCCTTGAAGTTATGAATGAGGGTATGAGGTAACAATCCAAGGTGAGTAAAATGtagtaaacatgaacctgaCAGTAAACTCCCGACCACACTGTCTTTGATAAGTGCTGTTCTTTCTCCTTTAAAGACAGAAGACGGATTGATTGTGGGTCACGGAGTTGGATCTCTGCAGACTGTCACTGTGCATGATCCCAGAGTCTTCATTACGCCCCCAACACGGTCAACAGCATTAATGCTTTGAAGGAGTGCAGAACTGCAAAGAAAGTATTGCTCCTCTTTGCCTGTAGCCAATCTGTCCTCATAATCTACATTCAGCGTTTGTCTCGTCTTTTGTCAATTTCCTTTCGAATTCGAGCCTGTAGAGCTGCCCTCATGGCTGAATCCAGGATGTTCTTCTCTGTGACACGTTCCACCACCACCTCAGGCTTATCCTCCTttagaaagagaagagagagcaggagggTATTAAGACCAAAGCAAAGTAAAATAGATCAGAGACAGAAATATCAGTGAAAAAGATCTGCATTAACCTTGTGCACAAGGAATGAGGTAATGGTACCCGAGTCCGCCTGATAGTCGAGCCAGAAGAGTTCAGTACCATGGCACTCCGTCTCTGTGCTCGACCCACTCTCATTAGACTCTTCAGCTTCAGCACCAGCCCCTGGCTCTGATCCATCTGGAAAATGAGCACACAAATACAGTCTCTTTATTGGATTTACTGTTGGCAAAAGCATAACAGCAAAGTGCATCAAACTTACGTCTGCGTCGAGGATGGTACACTTGGATATCAGGTCGACGGGGTCGTCTAGGGGTCGTGGTGTTCCTCCGCCGCTGAAGCTCTTTGGCTTGCTTCACCTCTTTAGCTTGCTTCACCTCTCTATCATAGTCATCTCTTGAAGAGACattaaattaacattttgttattgcttgaaaatgtaatatatacCATATGCGTTTCAAAAACATGCAATGCAGCATATCTATGATCTTCTAACTTAGTTAGTTAAACAACAGAAATAAGGTAATGTTCTTGTTTTACTGTAGTTTGCATAAGGATTATAAATTGCAATCATGTCTccctaaaacaaacaaaaaactgttcTACAAACTATATTAATAAGTCCAAGGCTGTGCGCAACTTTCTTCACTCcaactcttttctttttcaaccATCAAAAAAGTATAGTCATGTATTTGCTTTAGTGGAATACCTTTCAGAAACAAATGCATTCTGGTCTCCACATAGCTATGCTGTGTGTCAATGGTTAGCAACAAGgcaaatgtttcattcagtctTTAGGTCATACATTACATAAGCTGACCTAAAAATGGGACACAATCAACGAGTAGAGATAACaaatataaactgggaaaaaaaagttcgtaaacttgtgtttggtcaattatttctctgttgttacaatgctccCAGTTTAGAAAGAAATATCAGTGTTTAACACCAGAATATGAGGTAAAAATGTGctttgtactttttatttatcCATCAATGTATCTCATGGAGGTACTGTCTGAAGAACAACCTGTTTTTTGATAGTTAACACTAACTCACatctgatagatagatagtaacgttttggaaattcaagtttccagcatcacagttccacagtgcaaaacatgttagtaaaaaggcagtaaataagttagtagtgcaaagtacaaagtacaaaaaaatatacaagatataaaaatacaagatgaagaaaactgttaaaagtgaatatagtgcagggtaacagctgtgatacaggactattaaaagtgaatatagtgcagaagagacggttaaaagtgagtatagtgctgttaaaagtaaatatagtgcagggtaacagttGTGATATGActattaaaagtgaatatagtgcagaagagactgttaaaagtgaatatagtgcagaagagacttaaaagtgaatatagtgcagaagagacggttaaaagtgaatatagtgcagaagagactgttaaaagtgaatatagtgcagaagagaccgataaaagtgaatatagtgcagaagagactattaaaagtgaatatagtgcagaagagacggttaaaagtgaatatagtgcagaagagacggttaaaagtgaatatagtgcagaagagactgttaaaagtgaatatagtgcagaagagacagttaaaagtgaatatagtgcagaagagactgttaaaagtgagtatagtgcagaaaatacggttaaaagtgaatatagtgcagaagagactgttaaaagtgaatatagtgcagaagacactgttaaaaagtgaatatagtgctgttaaaagtgaatatagtgcagggtaacagctgtgatacgactattaaaagtgagtatagtgcagaagagactgataacagtgaatatagtgcagaagagactgttaaaagtgagtatagtgcagaagagactgttaaaagtgaatatagtgcagaggaGACTGATaacagtgaatatagtgcagaagagactgataacagtgaatatagtgcagaagagactgttaaaagtgagtatagtgcagaagagactgttaaaagtgaatatagtgcagaagagactgataacagtgaatatagtgcagaagagactgttaaaagtgaatatagtgcagaagagactgataacagtgaatatagtgcagaagagactgttaaaagtgaatatagtgcagaagagactgataacagtgaatatagtgcagaagagactgttaaaagtgaatatagtgcagaagagactgataacagtgaatatagtgcagaagagactgataacagtgaatatagtgcagaagagactgttaaaagtgagtatagtgcagaagagactgttaaaagtgaatatagtgcagaagagactgataacagtgaatatagtgcagaagagactgttaaaagtgaatatagtgcagaagagactgttaaaagtgagtatagtgcagaagagactgataacagtgagtatagtgcagaagaggctgttaaaagtgaatatagtgcagaagagactgataacagtgaatatagtgcagaagagggTTAGGGTCTGTTTTTTGATAGTTAACACTAACTCACatctgatagatagatagtaacgttttggaaattcaagtttccagcatcacagttccacagtgcaaaacatgttagtaaaaaggcagtaaataagttagtagtgcaaagtacaaagtacaaaaaaatatacaagatataaaaatacaagatgaagaaaactgttaaaagtgaatatagtgcagggtaacagctgtgatacaggactattaaaagtgaatatagtgcagaagagacggttaaaagtgaatatagtgcagaagagacggttaaaagtgagtatagtgctgttaaaagtaaatatagtgcagggtaacagttGTGATATGActattaaaagtgaatatagtgcagaagagactgttaaaagtgaatatagtgcagaagagacttaaaagtgaatatagtgcagaagagacggttaaaagtgaatatagtgcagaagagactgttaaaagtgaatatagtgcagaagagaccgataaaagtgaatatagtgcagaagagactattaaaagtgaatatagtgcagaagagacggttaaaagtgaatatagtgcagaagagacggttaaaagtgaatatagtgcagaagagactgttaaaagtgaatatagtgcagaagagacagttaaaagtgaatatagtgcagaagagactgttaaaagtgagtatagtgcagaaaatacggttaaaagtgaatatagtgcagaagagactgttaaaagtgaatatagtgcagaagacactgttaaaaagtgaatatagtgctgttaaaagtgaatatagtgcagggtaacagctgtgatacgactattaaaagtgagtatagtgcagaagagactgataacagtgaatatagtgcagaagagactgttaaaagtgagtatagtgcagaagagactgttaaaagtgaatatagtgcagaagagactgataacagtgaatatagtgcagaagagactgataacagtgaatatagtgcagaagagactgttaaaagtgagtatagtgcagaagagactgttaaaagtgaatatagtgcagaagagactgataacagtgaatatagtgcagaagagactgttaaaagtgaatatagtgcagaagagactgttaaaagtgagtatagtgcagaagagactgataacagtgagtatagtgcagaagagactgttaaaagtgaatatagtgcagaagagactgataacagtgaatatagtgcagaagagactgataacagtgaatatagtgcagaagagactgttaaaagtgaatatagtgcagaagagactgttaaaagtgaatatagtgcagaagagactgttaaaagtgaatatagtgcagaggagactgttaaaagtgaatatagtgcagaagagactgttaaaagtgaatatagtgcagaggaGACTGATaacagtgaatatagtgcagaagagactgataacagtgaatatagtgcagaagagactgttaaaagtgaatatagtgcagaagagactgttaaaagtgaatatagtgcagaagagactgttaaaagtgaatatagtgcagaagagactgttaaaagtgaatatagtgcagaagagactgttaaaagtgaatatagtgcagaagagactgttaaaagtgaatatagtgcagaagagactgtttaaaagtgaatatagtgcagaggaGACTGATAACAGTGGGCAACAcagattgttgttgttgtagcaaTAAGCAGGTTGTTGTTTTACCTCCAGGCTAACTTTGGCCTTTGGGCCTGTGCGACCTTTATTTATGTACAATACACATATTGAGAAGTAAACGCAGCTGTATAACTCATTAACTGCCCTACTACTGCAGCTCCCTTCCCCATCAGATCAACTCTTATCAAACATGTGAGGTCGCATCTCTAGATATTGTGATACTAGCTAGcatgctagctgttagcatggTGTTAGAGGAGATCACCTAGCAATCTGGTTCCTCCGGATGTGGTGCAGGAAGCCGTGGCTCATGTCCAAGCGGCCGCTACGTTTGTATTTCAGCTCATCGTCTCCTAAAATATCCATTTCAACAAACAGTGCCAACACGGTGACAGTAtttgtgagttaatgatgtcaaCAAAGTCTGGACACACTGACAAAGAGCTACATGCTACCAGCTAATGTTTGGGTAAGTTGTTGTCCAAATATAACGCTCCCGGAGTTTACACATttataataatagaaaatacaGTTTCTTTTAAAGAGAACATTTCTTTAAACACACCCAGCAGGGAATTTTACacaaatttcatttaaaaatgtatttcgaacatgtagaatacaaaaaaaataaaagaaataaagaaagaaaaagaatgatcataccaacaagtggacagtcagaaacaagtagtaaatacatacaatgaaaagcatattaataataaattgtcaatatatctatatttacatttactaaaaacatctaaataaacagattacacacacacataaattaattattgttttctgGTGATTAAACAGGCCATGTAATTaccaaaaaatcaattaaatcaCTTTAGATCTCTTACAGTTTCTTCTTGCATACACTAACTAATATTTTAATGatacatttcatttaatttcaaaatttatttcgaacatatagaatacaaaaaataaaataaaaaataaagaataagtggacagtcagaaacaagtagtattcacatacaatgaaaagcataataaaaataatttgtcaacacttgatgccttgatttacatattcgaaaaggagtgagaagaagaatacatttatttaatcccacaccttctccataagtcaattattaattattaaccagcttccttattgagccatacatatactgtaattacattttcctaaatttgtctaactataattattattatttataattattctaactataattattacctttaatctttgtcatacagaaatataaatgaattactgatataattatccttatcaaaatataaatttgttatcaatccagaataccaattcattacttataaatcaacttaatcacaataccaattcattacttataatataacctttcatcatattgactatttgttatcttttcttatatgcgcaaattattatttgtaatttacaatttataatatacaatatgcacatgcaatACAACCCGCAATATATCATAATTAAATATACCAGGTTATGCTTTCACAAAATCAGCAAGTTATTACATAGGTATCTGTGTGTGAATTTAAATCAGATGGGCTGACCTGAAGTGGACTGTAATCATCTCTGGTTCGGTTGACTGTCAGTATAACAGTATGTGTAGTGAATGTGAAATCATGTCAGGCAGCTGTAGTCTATAACTTCATGTGGAAGCAACGGTGTCTTTttgtcagaatcagaatgatctttattgtcattatactCCGGTACAATGACATTTCGCAGGCTTGTCTCGTTGTAGTTGagaatttaaaacaaataaataaaagcactgataagaaatgtcaaatgtgtgttttaatttcACATATTTGCCTCTTTACATCTTCATCCAGTAGAAGCACATTTTTATTCCATTCCAATACTTTGCTAAGTATTTCTCCATCTCTATTTCTCTGCTTCACCTGAGGTCATCTGTGTCAACATACAACAAACGATGCTCGTGACAAACGAGCAGACACAAACTCCGGGTTAGTTTTTAATCTACTATTTTGGAGTTGCGCACCACCGTGAGTCTGGAGGCGCACGGTGCTTCATTCATCTCTTCCACATAAAGTTCTGTCTTCTCGGTTGTTTTGACATTAAAGCTCACAAAGAGAACTGCTATGATGGTTTCtctgaagcgagagagagaggctgaagtggaggacgaggaggacagCGAAGGTAGAGGTAACGTTTGTTTACGTTTATGCTACGTTTAGCATGAAGCTAACTGATGCTAACTGATGCTACTAGAGGCTAGGTAAAAGTTTGTTAGATTGTTATG from Sebastes fasciatus isolate fSebFas1 chromosome 6, fSebFas1.pri, whole genome shotgun sequence includes the following:
- the c6h2orf68 gene encoding UPF0561 protein C2orf68 homolog; this translates as MDILGDDELKYKRSGRLDMSHGFLHHIRRNQIARDDYDREVKQAKEVKQAKELQRRRNTTTPRRPRRPDIQVYHPRRRHGSEPGAGAEAEESNESGSSTETECHGTELFWLDYQADSGTITSFLVHKEDKPEVVVERVTEKNILDSAMRAALQARIRKEIDKRRDKR